From uncultured Fibrobacter sp., a single genomic window includes:
- a CDS encoding FISUMP domain-containing protein, whose translation MKYKNLIVAGCVALMFGLLACSGEDGRDGIDGVNGINGDNGASCEVKSLKDGSGYKVLCGGDSVGVLLNGKNGATGKQGITGANGENGTNGKDGKAGESCTVKELSDKNGYEVICGSKSVGKLLNGEAGSNGTNCTAKTVEKDGQSGMEMYCDDKLVGTIWNGNDGVNCVSTDNGEGSVTVKCGDAAAVTLYKAMCGNQPYDPANQFCVLGKLYDKCGDKTYTINREFCNNGVVAPLCSEIKRTKSGTYEVVTNRATKTDEFCLAGIITKKCGGEEFSMNQYCDKKHDGVTDSIRDYCKYADDDRLEAAYNIIGQSLFPTEENNDVESSSASLFGNLIGEPPKNYTPEQLQEFFATLEGLKTTCGVESDPNLCGGVAYNPEKKFCDIRDNHIYAFKKINGVTWFTENLAFQYKLPKKVYEIDKATGDTLSISLDARSGVLYYEDDPFENFEAAEGRYYTWNSAMGIGDMRSDVDLSETSLEEKDKVVGACPAGWRLPTKDELEALSEFANDVAESGFADLDNTDKVLNFNVDFLGYYNISAKKPMGTEANFWSSDDAESDEQAWGLVIVDNDNSSVETSNKAYAYTIRCVLDED comes from the coding sequence ATGAAATACAAGAATCTCATTGTTGCGGGTTGTGTCGCACTCATGTTTGGACTCCTCGCTTGCTCCGGCGAAGACGGACGCGATGGAATTGATGGAGTTAATGGCATTAACGGTGATAACGGCGCCAGCTGCGAAGTCAAGTCGTTGAAGGACGGATCTGGCTATAAAGTCCTTTGCGGAGGTGACTCTGTAGGCGTCTTGCTAAATGGTAAAAACGGCGCTACCGGTAAGCAAGGCATTACAGGAGCCAATGGAGAAAACGGAACGAATGGTAAGGATGGCAAAGCAGGCGAAAGCTGTACCGTCAAGGAACTTTCAGACAAAAATGGTTACGAAGTGATTTGCGGCAGCAAGTCTGTCGGTAAACTGCTGAACGGAGAAGCCGGTTCTAATGGAACAAACTGTACTGCCAAGACCGTTGAAAAGGATGGCCAAAGCGGTATGGAAATGTACTGCGATGACAAACTTGTCGGCACCATCTGGAATGGTAATGATGGAGTAAACTGCGTCAGCACGGACAATGGTGAAGGTTCCGTTACCGTGAAGTGCGGTGATGCAGCTGCGGTAACCCTTTACAAGGCTATGTGCGGCAATCAGCCCTATGATCCAGCCAATCAGTTCTGCGTGCTTGGCAAGCTCTACGACAAGTGCGGGGACAAAACATACACTATTAATAGAGAATTCTGCAATAATGGTGTTGTTGCCCCATTGTGCTCTGAAATAAAGAGGACAAAAAGCGGAACCTACGAAGTTGTAACCAACCGTGCAACCAAAACAGATGAATTCTGCTTGGCTGGCATCATTACGAAAAAGTGCGGCGGTGAAGAATTTTCCATGAATCAGTATTGCGATAAGAAGCATGATGGTGTAACGGACTCTATCAGGGACTACTGTAAGTATGCAGATGACGATAGACTTGAAGCCGCCTACAATATAATCGGCCAGTCTCTTTTTCCTACAGAAGAAAATAACGATGTAGAGTCCTCTAGCGCAAGCTTATTTGGTAATTTGATTGGAGAACCGCCTAAAAACTATACACCAGAACAGCTGCAGGAGTTTTTCGCCACTCTTGAAGGACTGAAAACCACCTGTGGTGTTGAATCCGATCCTAATCTGTGCGGTGGGGTTGCCTATAATCCAGAAAAGAAGTTCTGCGATATTCGAGATAATCACATCTATGCGTTTAAGAAGATTAACGGGGTGACCTGGTTTACTGAAAACCTCGCCTTCCAATATAAACTGCCGAAGAAGGTGTATGAAATTGACAAAGCAACGGGCGATACTTTAAGTATTTCTCTTGATGCTAGAAGCGGTGTGCTGTATTACGAGGACGACCCCTTTGAAAACTTCGAGGCTGCTGAAGGTCGCTACTATACTTGGAACTCTGCAATGGGTATCGGTGATATGAGAAGTGACGTTGATCTTAGTGAAACGAGCCTTGAGGAAAAAGACAAGGTTGTAGGAGCATGCCCGGCTGGCTGGAGATTGCCGACCAAGGACGAACTCGAAGCGCTTAGCGAATTTGCTAACGATGTGGCCGAGAGTGGCTTTGCAGACCTTGATAATACTGATAAGGTTCTCAATTTCAATGTTGACTTCTTGGGATACTATAATATCAGCGCGAAGAAGCCTATGGGCACTGAAGCTAACTTCTGGTCTAGCGATGATGCTGAATCGGATGAACAGGCTTGGGGCTTGGTTATCGTAGACAATGATAACAGCTCTGTTGAAACTTCCAACAAGGCCTATGCATATACAATCCGTTGCGTCTTGGACGAAGATTAG
- the trmD gene encoding tRNA (guanosine(37)-N1)-methyltransferase TrmD yields MKIDCITIFPEMFAPMKQSIMGRAQSKGLMEFNTIYLRDFAINDYGQVDDVPYGGEPGMVLRPEPLAKAIRSTGVKEDGGKVIYLTADGIPFTHKMAKELSKESHLVLICGHYKGIDDRIRQSEVDLEISIGDFVVSGGELPAMLVTDAVVRLLDGALGNKESGETDSFAQGVLGWPVYTRPEVFEGKKVPEVLLSGHHANIKAWRRQESLKRTQERRPDIFKNLEEDTKFGIK; encoded by the coding sequence GTGAAAATCGACTGCATCACCATTTTCCCCGAAATGTTTGCCCCCATGAAGCAATCGATCATGGGACGCGCCCAGAGCAAGGGACTGATGGAATTCAACACCATCTACCTGCGCGACTTTGCCATCAACGACTACGGCCAGGTGGACGACGTGCCCTACGGCGGCGAACCGGGAATGGTCCTTAGGCCCGAACCGCTCGCAAAAGCCATTCGCAGCACGGGAGTCAAGGAAGATGGCGGCAAGGTCATCTACCTGACTGCAGACGGTATCCCCTTCACTCACAAGATGGCCAAGGAACTTTCCAAGGAAAGCCACCTGGTACTCATCTGCGGGCACTACAAGGGAATCGACGACCGCATCCGCCAGTCCGAGGTCGACTTGGAGATTTCTATCGGCGACTTTGTCGTGAGCGGGGGTGAACTCCCTGCCATGCTCGTGACGGATGCCGTGGTAAGGCTCCTGGACGGGGCTCTCGGCAACAAGGAATCCGGCGAAACCGATTCCTTTGCGCAGGGGGTACTGGGATGGCCGGTCTATACCCGACCCGAAGTTTTTGAAGGAAAAAAGGTCCCTGAAGTGCTCCTTTCGGGCCACCACGCGAACATTAAAGCCTGGAGGCGCCAAGAATCGTTAAAAAGAACGCAAGAAAGACGCCCAGACATCTTTAAAAATCTTGAAGAAGATACTAAATTTGGCATCAAATAA
- a CDS encoding amidophosphoribosyltransferase: MGGFCGVVSKEDCVSDLFFGTDYHSHLGTHRGGLAVLKANGHFHRSIHNIQNTPFRSKFEHDLPSFAGNVGIGVISDTDPQPLVMTSKLGTFAIVTVGLITNIEDIKNELFKNNCMQLQYSTTSGMVGPTEVVSALIATQDSIVDGLKYVQEKIKGSCSVLLMDEKGRFYASRDKWGRTPIVLGKKDGAMIALQESCALHNLGFEYVRDMGPGEIAELTPDGDKTLVAPGKKMAICSFLWVYYGYPASTYEGRNVEMTRYRCGSALAKRTPTEADAACGIPDSGTSHALGYAHEAGIKFARPFVKYTPTWARSFMPQDQKQRERVASMKLIPIPGLIKDRRLVFCDDSIVRGTQLGKQALKLYSLGCKETHMRIACPPLVYPCKFINFSRSKNEYDLITRRYIRDQEGENADIEKYTDPDGEAYKGMVEYIRQKLNLTTLAFQRIDDVIQAIGLPEDQLCTYCWSGKDYAETGDCYHCPCHADKDREGKDKE; encoded by the coding sequence ATGGGCGGCTTTTGCGGTGTTGTTTCTAAAGAAGATTGCGTAAGCGACCTTTTCTTCGGGACCGACTACCATTCACACTTGGGAACCCACCGTGGCGGTTTGGCTGTTCTCAAGGCCAACGGTCATTTTCATCGTTCTATCCACAATATCCAGAACACCCCGTTCCGCAGCAAATTCGAACACGACTTGCCCTCTTTTGCCGGAAACGTGGGCATCGGCGTTATTTCGGATACCGACCCGCAACCGCTCGTGATGACCTCCAAGCTCGGCACGTTCGCCATCGTGACGGTCGGCCTGATTACAAACATCGAAGATATCAAGAACGAGCTGTTCAAGAATAACTGCATGCAGCTCCAGTACTCCACGACCAGCGGAATGGTCGGACCGACCGAAGTGGTGTCCGCCCTGATTGCCACGCAGGATTCCATTGTCGACGGTCTCAAGTACGTCCAAGAAAAAATCAAGGGTAGCTGCTCCGTCCTTTTGATGGACGAAAAAGGCAGATTCTACGCAAGCCGCGACAAGTGGGGCCGCACACCGATCGTACTCGGCAAGAAAGACGGCGCCATGATCGCCCTGCAGGAAAGTTGCGCCCTCCACAACCTCGGCTTTGAATACGTTCGCGACATGGGCCCGGGCGAAATCGCCGAACTCACACCGGACGGCGACAAGACGCTCGTTGCCCCAGGCAAGAAGATGGCCATTTGCTCCTTCCTCTGGGTTTACTACGGCTACCCCGCTTCGACCTACGAAGGTCGCAACGTGGAAATGACCCGCTACCGCTGCGGTTCCGCCCTTGCAAAGCGCACTCCCACCGAAGCCGACGCCGCCTGCGGCATTCCTGACTCCGGAACTTCTCACGCCCTCGGTTACGCCCACGAAGCAGGCATCAAGTTCGCACGCCCGTTCGTCAAGTACACGCCGACCTGGGCTCGTTCCTTTATGCCGCAAGACCAGAAGCAGCGCGAACGCGTGGCTTCCATGAAGCTGATCCCGATTCCGGGTCTCATCAAGGACCGCCGCCTGGTGTTCTGCGATGACTCCATTGTACGCGGCACGCAGCTCGGTAAGCAGGCCCTGAAGCTTTATTCGCTTGGTTGTAAAGAAACGCACATGCGCATTGCATGCCCGCCGCTCGTTTACCCCTGCAAGTTCATCAACTTCTCCCGTTCCAAGAACGAATACGACCTGATCACCCGTCGCTACATCCGCGACCAGGAAGGCGAAAACGCCGATATCGAGAAGTACACCGATCCGGATGGCGAAGCCTACAAGGGCATGGTGGAATATATCCGCCAGAAGCTGAACCTCACGACACTCGCCTTCCAACGCATCGACGACGTAATCCAGGCAATCGGCCTCCCCGAAGACCAGCTCTGCACCTACTGCTGGAGCGGCAAGGACTACGCCGAAACGGGAGACTGCTACCATTGCCCTTGCCATGCGGATAAAGACCGCGAAGGCAAGGATAAAGAATAA
- a CDS encoding metallophosphoesterase has protein sequence MTNSLDFIGDVHGHCDELRALLAKLGYVESSGAFRYPGGERSVVFLGDYVDRGPKVRETLNLVRSMRDAGSAIALMGNHEFNMLSFWQKNGAGGGHTLLRFKDGYLREHSFNKVAIHSRTVSDFVGRRQEFEEALEFIKTLQFYVETPTFRAQHACFDTDAVEALRREGITCFADGNFDELIARANDEDFEYEDSLFWPVSTLLKGPEMDLPKGAYFTDAEGVRRVKTRIAWWVDPARATFGQLSFQPGVSMDVASEVSPQVRARKFYGESERPVFFGHYWLTGIPRLIRHNVCCLDFSVAGYRGDGRLAAYRFDGEQNLDERKFVWVEAL, from the coding sequence ATGACGAATTCCCTAGACTTTATTGGCGATGTTCATGGCCACTGCGATGAACTCCGTGCCTTGCTTGCGAAGCTGGGCTACGTGGAGTCGTCGGGGGCGTTTCGCTATCCGGGCGGTGAACGTTCGGTTGTTTTTCTGGGGGATTATGTGGATCGCGGGCCCAAGGTGCGCGAAACGCTGAACTTGGTGCGCTCCATGCGCGACGCCGGGTCGGCGATCGCCCTGATGGGAAACCACGAATTCAATATGCTTTCGTTCTGGCAGAAGAATGGCGCGGGTGGCGGGCATACCTTGCTCCGTTTTAAGGACGGCTACCTGCGCGAGCATAGCTTTAACAAGGTGGCGATCCATTCGAGGACCGTATCTGACTTTGTGGGGCGCAGGCAGGAATTCGAGGAAGCTCTTGAATTTATAAAGACCCTGCAGTTCTACGTAGAAACGCCTACGTTCAGGGCGCAGCACGCCTGTTTCGATACCGATGCGGTCGAGGCTCTCCGGCGAGAAGGGATCACTTGCTTTGCCGATGGAAATTTTGACGAGTTGATCGCCCGTGCAAACGACGAGGACTTTGAATACGAAGACAGCCTCTTTTGGCCGGTAAGTACCCTTTTGAAAGGCCCCGAAATGGACCTGCCCAAGGGTGCCTATTTTACCGATGCCGAAGGGGTTCGCCGCGTAAAGACGCGTATCGCCTGGTGGGTAGACCCTGCTAGGGCGACTTTTGGACAGCTCAGTTTTCAGCCGGGCGTGTCGATGGATGTCGCGTCCGAGGTGTCGCCGCAGGTGCGTGCCCGGAAATTCTATGGAGAATCCGAACGCCCCGTATTTTTTGGGCATTACTGGCTCACAGGAATCCCGCGACTGATTCGGCACAATGTGTGTTGCCTTGACTTTAGCGTGGCAGGGTACCGCGGTGATGGCCGCCTGGCCGCTTATCGGTTCGACGGAGAACAGAACCTAGATGAAAGAAAGTTTGTTTGGGTCGAGGCTCTCTAG
- the rpsP gene encoding 30S ribosomal protein S16 has translation MATVIRLARFGKRHNPIYRAVVIDSRKARDDSFIEQVGFYNPNTKAPEIKFEQEKVLKWLQVGAQPSDTVRSLLKKVGIMDLFHEIRAGRSIEGKTATPRAEKAKKAKLGPKALAKIEAEKAAKEAAAAEAAAAAEAPAEAPAAEA, from the coding sequence ATGGCAACCGTTATCCGTCTCGCTCGTTTCGGCAAGCGTCACAACCCCATCTACCGCGCCGTGGTGATTGATTCCCGCAAGGCTCGCGACGATAGCTTTATCGAACAGGTGGGTTTCTACAACCCGAACACCAAGGCTCCTGAAATCAAGTTCGAACAGGAAAAGGTGCTCAAGTGGCTCCAGGTCGGCGCTCAGCCGTCCGACACCGTCCGTAGCCTCCTCAAGAAGGTCGGCATCATGGATCTCTTCCACGAAATCCGCGCTGGCCGTTCTATCGAAGGCAAGACCGCTACTCCGCGTGCTGAAAAGGCCAAGAAGGCCAAGCTCGGTCCTAAGGCTCTCGCCAAGATCGAAGCTGAAAAGGCCGCCAAGGAAGCCGCCGCTGCTGAAGCCGCTGCCGCCGCAGAAGCTCCTGCAGAAGCACCCGCTGCCGAAGCATAA
- a CDS encoding cytochrome c biogenesis protein has translation MSSLKVTVAILVAFLLLTFWGVLAQAQGGSVEAGDRFFKSYFVWVLGVVPLPAFKCLSLIAGVNLLASLAFRMPRGFKFAGLWMMHVALLVLLFGSVAGSEFKREYNGYSMSKSASTEATAEIQYFSVDDSLGMTPVKIDADSWLYTVRYQGYVEMSEGRFVALYKACYDPFHFVPYVFMALFLLGALFHYSLRKSRFGKGNLRLFLPMVMLWIAFSPTHLSAMDRPETLWENLSGETPVMVDSALRPFDSFARGFLDDLSGRVTYKCQKDDFCEGRLEATDVVRSILLSPDAASHLALFKVLRGDVLSALHLPEYKRYVSYAELRGARTLLTLYASRNDNHPATHEMSRLLRNVQRYESLSERSAFSPVVSKENPWRLSVEVFYHRANLALWGFALALMAGLLALMNLIFKSRKLDVAANGFCMGASAVLGALFALRTYVSERPPFVSLYEIVLLVSLLLLAFESGAFFFCKKRTFSLIVPVSLMAAVLLFCAKFVLEPGDTFQAIPAVLNSSVFLTLHVVTIAIGFAGVILSGVVAHLVLFRGKKALPSKENPKGSPLYSLLYGTLVLGGVFTVLGTLLGGVWADFAWGRFWGFDPKENGALFVILWTMLLLHLRAGRLVQNWVFVLMNCFNVIVTFLCWFGINLLGVGLHSYGFESVSTIWLSLFVAIDSAVIAIIYVAKRRTPSK, from the coding sequence GTGTCGTCCTTGAAGGTGACTGTTGCAATCCTTGTCGCATTTCTGCTACTGACGTTTTGGGGCGTTCTTGCCCAGGCGCAAGGTGGGAGCGTCGAGGCGGGGGACCGCTTCTTTAAAAGCTACTTTGTCTGGGTTCTAGGAGTTGTTCCCTTACCGGCGTTTAAGTGCCTCTCCCTGATTGCGGGCGTGAACCTGCTGGCCTCTTTAGCGTTTCGGATGCCCCGTGGATTTAAGTTTGCGGGACTGTGGATGATGCATGTCGCCTTGCTGGTGCTTTTGTTTGGAAGCGTTGCCGGAAGCGAATTCAAGCGGGAATATAATGGATATTCGATGTCGAAATCCGCTTCGACGGAGGCAACGGCTGAAATCCAGTATTTTTCAGTAGACGATAGCTTGGGAATGACACCTGTCAAAATCGATGCGGATTCGTGGCTGTACACGGTTCGCTACCAGGGATATGTGGAAATGTCCGAGGGACGGTTTGTGGCTTTGTACAAGGCCTGTTACGATCCGTTCCACTTTGTTCCGTATGTTTTTATGGCGCTATTCTTGCTGGGCGCCCTGTTCCACTATTCGCTTCGAAAAAGCCGTTTTGGAAAGGGAAACTTGCGCCTCTTTCTGCCCATGGTGATGTTGTGGATCGCTTTTTCACCAACGCACCTCTCGGCAATGGATCGTCCGGAAACGTTGTGGGAGAACTTGTCGGGGGAAACCCCGGTAATGGTCGATAGTGCATTGCGGCCCTTCGATTCCTTTGCCCGTGGATTCTTGGATGACTTGAGCGGTCGAGTCACTTACAAGTGCCAAAAAGACGATTTCTGTGAAGGTCGCCTTGAGGCAACGGATGTCGTTCGGAGCATATTGCTTTCTCCCGATGCGGCGTCGCATTTAGCCCTGTTCAAGGTGCTGCGTGGCGATGTCCTTTCGGCGCTGCATTTGCCGGAGTACAAGCGTTACGTGAGCTATGCCGAACTGAGGGGCGCGCGAACGCTCCTTACGCTTTACGCAAGCCGCAACGATAATCATCCGGCGACGCACGAGATGTCTCGGTTGCTCAGAAATGTTCAAAGGTACGAATCTCTGTCGGAGCGTTCCGCATTTTCTCCGGTTGTTTCGAAAGAAAATCCTTGGCGCCTGTCTGTCGAGGTCTTTTACCATAGGGCAAATCTTGCGCTGTGGGGCTTTGCCCTTGCGCTTATGGCGGGACTCCTTGCGCTGATGAATTTGATTTTTAAATCGCGCAAGCTGGATGTAGCAGCAAATGGATTCTGCATGGGGGCTTCGGCGGTTCTAGGGGCTCTGTTTGCGCTTCGGACCTATGTGAGCGAGCGCCCGCCGTTTGTAAGCTTGTACGAAATCGTGCTGCTGGTCTCGCTCCTGTTGCTCGCCTTTGAATCGGGGGCGTTTTTCTTTTGCAAGAAACGCACCTTTTCCCTGATTGTTCCGGTATCCCTTATGGCGGCAGTTCTCTTGTTCTGTGCGAAGTTTGTACTGGAACCGGGGGATACTTTTCAGGCGATTCCCGCAGTGCTGAATTCGTCTGTTTTCTTGACGCTTCATGTGGTAACGATCGCTATCGGCTTTGCTGGCGTGATTCTTTCGGGGGTGGTGGCGCATCTGGTTCTGTTTCGGGGGAAAAAAGCCCTCCCTTCGAAAGAAAATCCTAAGGGCTCTCCGCTTTATTCGCTGCTTTATGGAACTCTCGTTCTGGGAGGTGTATTTACCGTACTAGGAACGCTTCTGGGGGGAGTTTGGGCGGATTTTGCATGGGGGCGCTTCTGGGGGTTTGACCCTAAGGAAAACGGGGCGCTGTTCGTTATCTTGTGGACCATGCTTTTGTTGCACCTGCGGGCGGGGCGGCTTGTCCAGAATTGGGTGTTTGTCCTGATGAACTGTTTTAACGTAATCGTCACCTTTCTCTGCTGGTTTGGAATTAATTTGCTTGGAGTGGGGCTTCACAGTTACGGATTCGAATCGGTTTCTACGATTTGGCTTTCTTTGTTTGTCGCCATAGACTCGGCTGTTATTGCGATTATTTACGTTGCAAAGCGTCGAACTCCGTCCAAATGA
- the rimM gene encoding ribosome maturation factor RimM (Essential for efficient processing of 16S rRNA) yields the protein MSESQEYITVCQLMRTHGVKGYIKAMPFTHDLTRHEKLKDVMLKKTNGEQVQLTLEDSRLANNLWLLKFKGYDTPESLTHFVNADVMIPESERLPAPEGEYYLDDLEGFRVKLEDGRDIGEVLEVEELPTVNAFHVQFDAAFQSEFSTKTILAPWIDDCVLDVDEDGKSIIFSTDYLKSLCPEER from the coding sequence ATGTCTGAATCCCAAGAATACATCACCGTATGTCAGCTCATGCGCACGCATGGCGTCAAGGGCTACATCAAGGCGATGCCGTTCACTCACGACCTCACGCGTCATGAGAAGCTCAAGGATGTGATGCTAAAGAAGACCAATGGTGAACAGGTACAATTGACTCTGGAAGATTCCAGGCTTGCAAACAATCTGTGGTTACTCAAGTTCAAGGGGTACGACACGCCGGAATCGCTCACCCATTTCGTAAATGCAGACGTAATGATTCCTGAATCGGAGAGGCTCCCCGCCCCCGAAGGTGAATATTACCTGGACGATCTGGAGGGGTTCCGCGTAAAACTGGAAGACGGTCGAGATATCGGCGAAGTGCTCGAAGTCGAAGAGCTCCCCACCGTGAACGCGTTTCACGTTCAGTTCGACGCCGCTTTTCAGAGCGAATTTTCCACAAAGACGATCCTCGCCCCCTGGATAGACGACTGTGTCTTGGACGTGGACGAAGATGGCAAGAGCATCATTTTTAGCACAGACTATTTAAAGAGCCTGTGCCCGGAGGAAAGGTGA
- a CDS encoding sensor domain-containing diguanylate cyclase, whose product MNMQLTFEDVASALSLDYECVFFVDIETNNYSMFAFRGKHQKLDLVDSRDFWADTKVNMAAVVYPEDKQAFGEHINRESLLKAIKDDKVFDFKYRLLVEGEPVWFQMKAVQARSQGREYLIIGVNNVDKRERERIELEKKADKSQTYGQIVMALAERYDALYMVDLKTDHYALYKSERLFCELSVAFEGEDFFNQLQKDAMTVIYKEDIPLIATGLERESLLRELDEHGMFSLTYRLNTSTGPQYVNLVAVYADKNHVVISVTNVDANVRREQKIRDESTANYEKARRDDLTGIKNKNAYGEFEKKLDQQIQSGEPVEFAIAICDVNGLKTVNDTQGHRAGDDYIRGASKLVCETFKHSPVFRVGGDEFVAILRGYDFENRDSLEQNFVKIVKDNSEHDKVVVACGISVFDQAHDKSVSAVFERADAMMYKNKMSMKGGRDEIINTIIRTIGARTTI is encoded by the coding sequence ATGAATATGCAGCTCACCTTTGAAGATGTCGCTTCGGCACTTTCGCTTGACTACGAGTGCGTCTTCTTTGTTGATATTGAAACGAATAATTATTCGATGTTCGCTTTCCGTGGTAAGCACCAGAAGCTGGATTTGGTGGATTCCCGTGATTTTTGGGCCGACACCAAAGTCAATATGGCGGCGGTCGTGTATCCGGAAGACAAACAGGCTTTTGGGGAGCATATCAACCGTGAGTCGCTGCTAAAGGCCATTAAGGACGACAAAGTCTTTGATTTCAAGTACCGTCTGTTGGTTGAAGGGGAGCCCGTCTGGTTTCAGATGAAGGCTGTCCAGGCTCGTTCCCAGGGGCGTGAATATTTGATTATCGGCGTGAACAATGTCGATAAGCGTGAACGCGAACGCATTGAACTGGAAAAGAAGGCCGACAAGAGTCAGACGTACGGCCAGATTGTGATGGCGCTTGCGGAACGTTACGACGCCCTTTACATGGTGGATTTGAAGACGGACCATTATGCTCTGTACAAGAGTGAACGCCTGTTCTGCGAACTCAGTGTCGCTTTCGAAGGAGAAGATTTCTTCAACCAGTTGCAGAAAGATGCGATGACCGTCATCTATAAGGAAGATATTCCCCTGATTGCGACCGGATTGGAAAGAGAGAGCCTTTTGAGGGAACTCGATGAACACGGCATGTTCTCCTTGACGTATCGTCTGAATACGTCGACGGGCCCGCAGTATGTGAACCTGGTGGCGGTTTATGCCGACAAAAATCACGTGGTGATCAGCGTGACAAACGTGGATGCCAATGTGCGCCGCGAACAGAAGATTAGGGATGAGTCAACGGCTAACTACGAAAAGGCGCGTCGTGACGACTTGACGGGAATCAAGAATAAGAATGCCTACGGCGAGTTCGAAAAGAAGCTGGACCAGCAAATCCAGTCGGGCGAACCGGTGGAATTTGCCATTGCCATTTGCGACGTGAACGGCCTCAAGACCGTAAACGATACGCAGGGGCACAGGGCGGGCGATGACTATATCAGGGGTGCGTCGAAGCTTGTCTGCGAAACCTTTAAGCATAGCCCCGTATTCCGTGTGGGTGGCGATGAATTTGTTGCGATTCTTCGCGGCTACGATTTTGAAAATCGCGACAGCTTGGAACAGAATTTTGTTAAAATCGTTAAGGATAATTCAGAGCACGACAAGGTTGTTGTGGCTTGCGGAATTTCCGTGTTCGATCAGGCCCATGACAAGAGTGTTTCTGCGGTGTTTGAACGTGCCGATGCCATGATGTACAAGAACAAGATGTCCATGAAGGGCGGACGTGACGAAATCATCAATACGATTATCCGCACCATCGGCGCAAGAACAACAATCTAG